A window of the Henckelia pumila isolate YLH828 chromosome 3, ASM3356847v2, whole genome shotgun sequence genome harbors these coding sequences:
- the LOC140891939 gene encoding uncharacterized protein isoform X2 has translation MALCQRCRRRGPNRRPSTLICTGSGGSWPRFRFWRGRLVFLRVADFVAANADPLIPTTKKISRSRRCWKWLCSGLSCFSISWIFCCCHHCTCDLELPHCPECNTCRCRNRCLSCRMPKCKCFSCWNSRCFDDCTCRLPRCCIPEFTSCLSWPSCFSCWSWPSCFSCLSWPSCLTCSCSCVNPCSIPCSCPSIKCRYPKCLKVKKYPKCLKVNVCSYCDKNCCYPCYFCY, from the exons ATGGCTCTGTGTCAACGCTGCCGCCGCCGCGGCCCAAATCGCCGCCCAAGTACCCTGATTTGTACGGGAAGCGGCGGGAGTTGGCCAAGATTCAGATTCTGGAGAGGGAGATTGGTTTTCTTGAG GGTTGCAGATTTCGTAGCAGCAAATGCAGATCCTCTAATACCTAC AACCAAGAAGATTAGCAGATCACGCCGCTGCTGGAAATGGCTCTGCAG TGGATTATCATGCTTCAGTATATCCTGGATTTTCTGTTGCTGTCACCACTGCACGTGTGATCTCGAGTTGCCACACTGCCCCGAATGCAATACATGTCGTTGCAGAAACAGATGTTTGAGCTGCCGAATGCCAAAATGCAAATGTTTTTCGTGCTGGAACAGCCGATGCTTTGACGACTGTACATGTAGATTGCCTCGCTGCTGCATTCCTGAGTTTACCTCGTGCTTAAGTTGGCCTTCGTGTTTCTCGTGTTGGTCTTGGCCTTCGTGTTTCTCGTGTTTGTCTTGGCCTTCATGCTTGACGTGCTCTTGTTCTTGTGTGAACCCTTGCTCTATCCCGTGCTCTTGTCCGAGTATCAAGTGTAGATATCCTAAATGTCTTAAGGTAAAAAAATATCCTAAATGTCTTAAGGTAAATGTATGTTCATATTGTGACAAAAACTGCTGCTACCCTTGCTACTTCTGTTATTAG
- the LOC140893245 gene encoding serine/threonine-protein kinase RIPK: protein MAVKKKVVRWQDYFPNCFKPEGPKPGPKKSALKQQPSFQRISLSDLSSSTVLSEDLSASLVGSNLHVFTLQELKVITQNFSSSNFLGEGGFGPVHKGFIDDKLRPGLKAQPVAVKLLDLDGSQGHREWLTEVLYLGQLRHHNLVKLIGYCCEEEHRLLVYEYMARGSLENQLFRRFSVSLPWPTRMKIAIGAARGLAFLHEAEKPVIFRDFKASNILLDSDFTAKLSDFGLAKDGPEGDDTHVSTRVMGTQGYAAPEYIMTGHLTAASDVYSFGVLLLELLTGRKSLDKTRPPREQNLAEWARPMLKSPRKFGRVIDPRLEGQYSELGVQKAAELAYHCLSHRPKLRPIISEVIKVLEPLKDLEDLQIGTFVFAVSTDSDHSPKEINDKKKENSQLNHHRNRPYNEGSRNGAKSPVSFAENARQHDRRKGSNSPAANYVLKRS from the exons ATGGCGGTGAAGAAGAAGGTGGTGAGATGGCAAGACTATTTCCCCAACTGTTTCAAGCCCGAGGGCCCGAAGCCGGGTCCGAAGAAGTCTGCATTGAAACAGCAGCCGTCGTTCCAAAGGATATCGCTGTCGGATTTGAGCAGCTCCACGGTGCTGTCGGAGGATCTGTCGGCCTCGTTGGTGGGATCCAATCTCCATGTGTTCACTCTCCAGGAGCTGAAGGTGATCACTCAGAACTTCTCGTCCAGTAACTTTCTCGGCGAGGGCGGGTTCGGGCCCGTGCACAAGGGCTTCATTGATGATAAGTTGAGGCCCGGTTTGAAGGCTCAGCCCGTTGCCGTCAAGCTTCTTGATTTGGATGGCTCTCAAGGTCACAGAGAATGGCTG ACTGAAGTGCTATACTTGGGGCAATTGAGACATCACAATTTGGTGAAGTTGATAGGATATTGTTGCGAAGAAGAACACAGGCTTCTTGTATACGAATACATGGCACGAGGGAGCCTAGAAAATCAGTTGTTCAGAA GATTTTCAGTTTCACTTCCATGGCCAACAAGAATGAAAATTGCCATTGGTGCTGCTAGAGGACTTGCCTTTCTCCATGAAGCCGAAAAACCCGTCATATTCCGCGATTTCAAGGCTTCAAACATCCTCTTAGACTCC GATTTTACCGCGAAACTCTCGGATTTCGGACTCGCCAAAGACGGACCGGAAGGTGATGATACGCATGTTTCAACCCGAGTAATGGGCACTCAAGGTTATGCTGCTCCAGAATACATCATGACAG GTCATTTGACAGCAGCAAGTGATGTATACAGTTTCGGGGTACTTCTCTTGGAGCTTCTAACTGGTCGGAAATCTTTAGACAAAACCCGTCCTCCAAGAGAACAAAACCTCGCAGAATGGGCAAGGCCGATGCTAAAATCTCCCCGAAAATTCGGCCGCGTAATCGATCCAAGACTCGAGGGGCAGTACTCGGAACTAGGGGTTCAAAAGGCAGCAGAATTAGCTTATCATTGCTTAAGCCATCGCCCAAAACTCAGGCCCATTATAAGCGAAGTGATCAAAGTTCTTGAGCCGTTGAAAGATCTCGAGGACTTGCAAATCGGTACTTTTGTGTTCGCAGTTTCAACTGATAGCGATCATTCGCCGAAAGAGATTAATGATAAGAAGAAGGAGAATTCTCAGTTGAATCATCACAGGAATAGGCCTTATAATGAAGGGTCTAGAAACGGGGCAAAATCTCCGGTTTCGTTCGCTGAAAATGCACGACAACATGATCGGAGAAAAGGGTCGAATTCGCCTGCTGCCAATTATGTTTTGAAGAGATCGTGA
- the LOC140891939 gene encoding uncharacterized protein isoform X1: MSGLRGNGSVSTLPPPRPKSPPKYPDLYGKRRELAKIQILEREIGFLEEELKAVEGLPPASRSCKEVADFVAANADPLIPTTKKISRSRRCWKWLCSGLSCFSISWIFCCCHHCTCDLELPHCPECNTCRCRNRCLSCRMPKCKCFSCWNSRCFDDCTCRLPRCCIPEFTSCLSWPSCFSCWSWPSCFSCLSWPSCLTCSCSCVNPCSIPCSCPSIKCRYPKCLKVKKYPKCLKVNVCSYCDKNCCYPCYFCY, translated from the exons ATGTCTGGTTTAAGAGGGAATGGCTCTGTGTCAACGCTGCCGCCGCCGCGGCCCAAATCGCCGCCCAAGTACCCTGATTTGTACGGGAAGCGGCGGGAGTTGGCCAAGATTCAGATTCTGGAGAGGGAGATTGGTTTTCTTGAG GAAGAATTGAAAGCTGTCGAAGGCCTTCCACCGGCTTCAAGATCTTGTAAAGA GGTTGCAGATTTCGTAGCAGCAAATGCAGATCCTCTAATACCTAC AACCAAGAAGATTAGCAGATCACGCCGCTGCTGGAAATGGCTCTGCAG TGGATTATCATGCTTCAGTATATCCTGGATTTTCTGTTGCTGTCACCACTGCACGTGTGATCTCGAGTTGCCACACTGCCCCGAATGCAATACATGTCGTTGCAGAAACAGATGTTTGAGCTGCCGAATGCCAAAATGCAAATGTTTTTCGTGCTGGAACAGCCGATGCTTTGACGACTGTACATGTAGATTGCCTCGCTGCTGCATTCCTGAGTTTACCTCGTGCTTAAGTTGGCCTTCGTGTTTCTCGTGTTGGTCTTGGCCTTCGTGTTTCTCGTGTTTGTCTTGGCCTTCATGCTTGACGTGCTCTTGTTCTTGTGTGAACCCTTGCTCTATCCCGTGCTCTTGTCCGAGTATCAAGTGTAGATATCCTAAATGTCTTAAGGTAAAAAAATATCCTAAATGTCTTAAGGTAAATGTATGTTCATATTGTGACAAAAACTGCTGCTACCCTTGCTACTTCTGTTATTAG